A single window of Paludibacter jiangxiensis DNA harbors:
- a CDS encoding four helix bundle protein, giving the protein MAKIERFEDIKAWQTARELCKQIHLLTQKESFSRDYRLIGQIKGSSGSVMDNIAEGFERNGNREFIQFLSIAKGSSGETRSQLYRALDNNYITKEEFDSTFRLAEEASRMISSFMQYLNQTDMKGTKFKL; this is encoded by the coding sequence ATGGCAAAAATTGAAAGGTTTGAAGATATAAAAGCATGGCAAACGGCACGCGAGCTATGCAAACAAATTCATCTTTTGACACAAAAAGAATCTTTTTCTCGTGATTACCGCCTGATTGGGCAAATCAAAGGCTCTTCAGGTTCTGTGATGGATAATATTGCAGAAGGCTTTGAACGGAATGGCAATCGTGAATTCATTCAATTTTTATCCATAGCAAAAGGCTCTTCAGGAGAAACCCGATCGCAATTATATCGGGCATTGGATAACAATTATATCACAAAAGAAGAGTTTGACAGTACGTTCAGGTTAGCCGAAGAAGCCAGCAGAATGATCAGTAGTTTCATGCAATATCTGAATCAAACAGACATGAAAGGAACCAAATTCAAACTTTGA